The nucleotide sequence AAAAATCACCTTCATTCCTTCTGTTCAAATTAAATAACTTTCCAGAATTGAACGATTCAAAAACATGATTTTTATCATGCAAGTTTAGGGTTTTATTTTAAAAAATGCAAATAATTTAGTAGAATTAATTTTATTTTGAAAGGGATAAAAGGAGGCTGTTTCTTTAACATATTTATGAATAGATGGTTAAAATTATTTTTCAACCGGTATATACTTTTAATCACTTAGCTCCTGTTTTCTGAAAATATCATTAACTTTATTCCAACAAACAAAATTAAATAGTTATGAAAAAAATCCTTAAAATTAGTGCTATAGTTATTGCTGCACTTCTGGTCATATTGATCGTTACTCCCTTTTTGTTTAAAGGGAAAATAACGGATTCAGTAAAAAAAGAACTTAATAGCAGCCTGAATGCAAAAGTTGATTTTGGTAAATTAACCATTTCCATGTTTAGAGGTTTTCCGGACCTCTATGTTTCCTTAGATGATCTTTCGGTTGAAGGCATAGGGGATTTTAAAGGAGATACGCTGGTGTCTTTTAAATCATTCAGTGCCAAAGTCGACATCATGAGCGTGATCAGGGGTGAGAGTATTAATGTGAAGTCTGTTATCCTTGATCATCCTAACATATTTGCAAAAGTTTTGAAGAATGGGAAGGTAAACTGGGATATCGTCAAGCCGGATTCCGTCAAAAAGAAAGAAGCTAAACCTTCTCCTCCTATGAAATTTCATGTTAAACTTCAGAAAGTAAAAATAATTGATGGTAATCTCACTTATAGTGATGATACCCTGAATGTTTTAGCTAACCTGAAAGATCTTAATTTTCAGCTGAAAGGTGATATGACCCAGGATTTTACTTCTTTAGATTTAAAAACAGATGTTAAAGCTGTTAATGTCAGTTACGGTGGAATTCATTATATAAAGGATTTGGTATTTCGGTTCATGGCCTCTATTGATGCTGACATGAAGAAGTCTGAATATACTTTAAAAGATAATGAAATAGATATCAATGACCTGGTGATGTCGCTTATAGGAAGTGTTAAGATGCCCGGTGATGATATGAATATTGATTTGAAATTCAATACCAAACAAGCTGATTTCAAGTCTGTTTTATCGCTTGTCCCTGCGGTATATATGAATGATTTTAAATCTGTCAAGACTGAGGGTAAATTTAAGATTGGTGCCTGGGTAAAAGGTACATATAACAGTAAAAAGAAATCCATGCCTTCTGCAGGCCTGGCATTGGTCGTAAATAATGCCATGTTTAAATATCCTTCCCTGCCCAAGAGTGCCAATAACATCAATGTTGATCTGAAAGTTTTATACGACGGGGTGATTCCGGATAAAACCACTGTGGATTTAAACAAATTTCATGTAGAGATGGCAGGAAATCCTGTCGATATGGCGATGCATGTGGCTACCCCAATCAGCGATCCTCAAATTAAGGGAAATGTCAAAGGACATTTAGATTTACAGAGCATTGCTGATGTCATTCCGTTGGAAAAGACTAAAATCAAAGGTATTATTGATGCCAATCTCGATATGGCCGGGCGGATGTCGAGTATCACAAAGAAAAGATATGAAGAATTCAAGGCCTTGGGTAATTTGAGTTTGAGGAACTTCACTTATACTTCAGAATCTCTTCCTCAAGGTGCGCTTATTTCCAAAGCTGTTATGGTATTTTCTTCCCAATTTGTCAATCTTACTGCTTTTGATGCAAAAGTGGGTAAAAGTGATTTCCATCTGAACGGCAAAATCGAAAATTTCATTCAATATATATTTAAAAATGAGGTGCTTAAGGGAAAATTTGCTTTTTCTTCCAACCTGATTGATGTCAATGAATTTATGAGCGGGAATAAGAAGGCTTCAACCTCCGAAAGTGCCACATCTTCTTCAACCGCTGAACAGACTCCTATGACCGTATTGGAAGTCCCTAAAAATGTAGATTTCAGATTATCGACCAATATCAAAAAAGTAGTTTACGATAAACTCGATGTAAGCAATATTAAAGGTACTATTTTGGTCAACGATAGCAAAGCCACCATGGAAAATGTCAAGATGAATCTCTTGCAGGGCGCAATGTCAATGAGCGGTTCATACAGTACCAAGGAAGTTAAGAAACCTTTGGTCGATTTTGTTTTGGGCATAAGCGATTTTGATATACCCTCTACCTTTGAAGCCTTTAATACTGTTAAAAAACTGGCTCCCATTGCTAAGAATTGCAAAGGGAAGGTGTCCATGAACCTGACTTTTGCCTCTGCACTCGACCAACACATGAATCCGGTTTACAGTACAACAGAAGGGAAAGGCGTTTTGAAGTCGAAGAGTGTTGAAGTTGGCAATACCGCTACTTTTAATAAAATTGCAGACGCGCTGAAAAATGACAAGCTGCGCCGTTTTGCACTGAATAACCTGAATCTGAGCTTTGAAATCAAGAACGGAAGGGTTTATATTAAACCTTTCGATACTAAGATTGGAGCCAATAATATCAATATAAGCGGTGATCAGGGCATTGATCAGACCATGAACTACGTGATGAAGATGACTCTTCCTATGTCTGAATTAGGCGGAGCTGCCAATCATTTGCTTGGGAATCTCACAGCCGCTGCTGCTTCAAAAGGATTGAATATTAAATCGGTTAATAAAATCAATATTAACCTGCATGTTGGTGGAACGACCAGCAAACCTGAAGTGAAGTTGATGATGGGCGGAGGTACTTCCGAAAGCGGAAAAGAAATGGTCAAAGATCAGGCCAAACAACTTATTAATGCCAAGAAACAGGAGTTAATGGGTAAAGCCAGTGCAGAGGCTGAAAAATTAATTAAAAATGCAGAAGCCCAGGCTGAGCAGATTCGCAACGCTGCGCAGAAAGTAGCCGACCAGATTAAAAAACAGGCTGAGGATAAAGCTAGTTTGCTTGAAAAGCAGGCCTCCGGCCAACCAAAGTTTTTACAGACAACTACCAAAAAGGCTGCCGATAAAATCAGGGCAGAAGGCGATAAGAAAGCGAACCAGACAGTAACTGAAGCAAATACCAAGGCCGATGCAATAATCCAAAAAGCTAAGGATGAGGCGGCCAAATTAAAATAAAACAAAGCAGGGGCTGCCCTTGGGGACAGCCCCTGTTCTATAAATAGGGTACAAAAATATGCCTTCCCTGGTCAAAAGGCTCGTTCTGGCTAAAGGCCCCTTTAGCTCCTGAAATCCTTTGGAATCTTTATTGAAGTTTAGCAAGTAGTTAAAAGGGGTAATAACAGGATAATGCTTCTTGGTGATACTCAGTGAAACAGCATATCTCCACATTAATAAATATCATTACACTGGCATGGAAGATAAATGGTTTGAAGTGGTTCGAATTGTTTTGAGGTGATTTGAAGGGATTGAAATAGTAATGATAGAAATTAAAAGTCCTGGAACTTATTAATGAATCACCAGCCTGTTTTAGCCCCTTTTGTAAGCGTGTGGGGTTGAAGGGTAATAAATTATGGGCTTTAAATTTTAATCCGTTCAGGGGAACAGGACAATATTTCTTGTTTGTTGAAATATCTCAAATTTCTCTGTGGCTCTCCGTGAAAAACTCTGTGGTTCTCTGTGTAATAATTAAATACTTTAACACAGAGATACACTGAGAAGACACAGAGTTACACGGAGAAAAATCGATGTGCCTCCCTGGTTTTCTTTGCGTTAAAACTTTATTCAAACTTTTTGTAG is from Bacteroidota bacterium and encodes:
- a CDS encoding AsmA-like C-terminal region-containing protein, with product MKKILKISAIVIAALLVILIVTPFLFKGKITDSVKKELNSSLNAKVDFGKLTISMFRGFPDLYVSLDDLSVEGIGDFKGDTLVSFKSFSAKVDIMSVIRGESINVKSVILDHPNIFAKVLKNGKVNWDIVKPDSVKKKEAKPSPPMKFHVKLQKVKIIDGNLTYSDDTLNVLANLKDLNFQLKGDMTQDFTSLDLKTDVKAVNVSYGGIHYIKDLVFRFMASIDADMKKSEYTLKDNEIDINDLVMSLIGSVKMPGDDMNIDLKFNTKQADFKSVLSLVPAVYMNDFKSVKTEGKFKIGAWVKGTYNSKKKSMPSAGLALVVNNAMFKYPSLPKSANNINVDLKVLYDGVIPDKTTVDLNKFHVEMAGNPVDMAMHVATPISDPQIKGNVKGHLDLQSIADVIPLEKTKIKGIIDANLDMAGRMSSITKKRYEEFKALGNLSLRNFTYTSESLPQGALISKAVMVFSSQFVNLTAFDAKVGKSDFHLNGKIENFIQYIFKNEVLKGKFAFSSNLIDVNEFMSGNKKASTSESATSSSTAEQTPMTVLEVPKNVDFRLSTNIKKVVYDKLDVSNIKGTILVNDSKATMENVKMNLLQGAMSMSGSYSTKEVKKPLVDFVLGISDFDIPSTFEAFNTVKKLAPIAKNCKGKVSMNLTFASALDQHMNPVYSTTEGKGVLKSKSVEVGNTATFNKIADALKNDKLRRFALNNLNLSFEIKNGRVYIKPFDTKIGANNINISGDQGIDQTMNYVMKMTLPMSELGGAANHLLGNLTAAAASKGLNIKSVNKININLHVGGTTSKPEVKLMMGGGTSESGKEMVKDQAKQLINAKKQELMGKASAEAEKLIKNAEAQAEQIRNAAQKVADQIKKQAEDKASLLEKQASGQPKFLQTTTKKAADKIRAEGDKKANQTVTEANTKADAIIQKAKDEAAKLK